One window of the Salvia splendens isolate huo1 chromosome 1, SspV2, whole genome shotgun sequence genome contains the following:
- the LOC121746253 gene encoding nodulin homeobox-like isoform X1: MPLNSYIIICFLQILLEDMKISEQLIDLVFYLLFVDMYLLLRIQESHTIPNDMVLLHAALLAGSLQLLTVIVSPHYQEVAQALTAYYKVYIFKEAAFAAVCVDVKYLQTNDSSRSASPTSEETLNHLWQQCDSSLQFLQPLCQQKLFRECIVNNQELGKGWTAEQLASCVGLGPDEKRSSSTSHLCSRQNPGL; this comes from the exons ATGCCCCTTAATTCATATATCATCATATGTTTTCTTCAGATATTGCTTGAAGATATGAAGATATCAGAACAACTGATTGACCTGGTCTTTTATCTGTTGTTTGTAGATATGTACTTACTACTTCGTATCCAGGAATCTCACACCATTCCCAATGACATGGTTCTTCTTCATGCGGCTCTCCTAGCTGGCAGTCTACAATTGTTGACAGTCATTGTTTCTCCACATTACCAAGAGGTTGCTCAAGCACTGACTGCGTATTACAAG GTGTACATATTCAAAGAGGCAGCATTTGCTGCAGTTTGTGTAGATGTCAAGTATCTGCAGACCAACGATTCATCTAGAAGTGCATCCCCTACTAGTGAAGAGACCTTGAATCATCTCTGGCAGCAGTGTGATTCTTCTCTTCAATTTCTACAGCCCCTGTGTCAGCAAAAGTTGTTCCGGGAATGCATTGTTAACAACCAG GAGCTTGGGAAGGGGTGGACTGCAGAGCAACTAGCTTCCTGTGTTGGACTCGGCCCTGATGAAAAAAGGAGTAGCTCTACTTCTCATCTTTGTAGTCGTCAAAATCCTGGTCTTTGA
- the LOC121746253 gene encoding uncharacterized protein LOC121746253 isoform X4, with protein sequence MYLLLRIQESHTIPNDMVLLHAALLAGSLQLLTVIVSPHYQEVAQALTAYYKVYIFKEAAFAAVCVDVKYLQTNDSSRSASPTSEETLNHLWQQCDSSLQFLQPLCQQKLFRECIVNNQELGKGWTAEQLASCVGLGPDEKRSSSTSHLCSRQNPGL encoded by the exons ATGTACTTACTACTTCGTATCCAGGAATCTCACACCATTCCCAATGACATGGTTCTTCTTCATGCGGCTCTCCTAGCTGGCAGTCTACAATTGTTGACAGTCATTGTTTCTCCACATTACCAAGAGGTTGCTCAAGCACTGACTGCGTATTACAAG GTGTACATATTCAAAGAGGCAGCATTTGCTGCAGTTTGTGTAGATGTCAAGTATCTGCAGACCAACGATTCATCTAGAAGTGCATCCCCTACTAGTGAAGAGACCTTGAATCATCTCTGGCAGCAGTGTGATTCTTCTCTTCAATTTCTACAGCCCCTGTGTCAGCAAAAGTTGTTCCGGGAATGCATTGTTAACAACCAG GAGCTTGGGAAGGGGTGGACTGCAGAGCAACTAGCTTCCTGTGTTGGACTCGGCCCTGATGAAAAAAGGAGTAGCTCTACTTCTCATCTTTGTAGTCGTCAAAATCCTGGTCTTTGA
- the LOC121746253 gene encoding nodulin homeobox-like isoform X3, whose translation MPLNSYIIICFLQILLEDMKISEQLIDLVFYLLFVDMYLLLRIQESHTIPNDMVLLHAALLAGSLQLLTVIVSPHYQEVAQALTAYYKVYIFKEAAFAAVCVDVKYLQTNDSSRSASPTSEETLNHLWQQCDSSLQFLQPLCQQKLFRECIVNNQVIYKSI comes from the exons ATGCCCCTTAATTCATATATCATCATATGTTTTCTTCAGATATTGCTTGAAGATATGAAGATATCAGAACAACTGATTGACCTGGTCTTTTATCTGTTGTTTGTAGATATGTACTTACTACTTCGTATCCAGGAATCTCACACCATTCCCAATGACATGGTTCTTCTTCATGCGGCTCTCCTAGCTGGCAGTCTACAATTGTTGACAGTCATTGTTTCTCCACATTACCAAGAGGTTGCTCAAGCACTGACTGCGTATTACAAG GTGTACATATTCAAAGAGGCAGCATTTGCTGCAGTTTGTGTAGATGTCAAGTATCTGCAGACCAACGATTCATCTAGAAGTGCATCCCCTACTAGTGAAGAGACCTTGAATCATCTCTGGCAGCAGTGTGATTCTTCTCTTCAATTTCTACAGCCCCTGTGTCAGCAAAAGTTGTTCCGGGAATGCATTGTTAACAACCAG GTTATTTATAAGTCAATTTGA